A single Amphiprion ocellaris isolate individual 3 ecotype Okinawa chromosome 1, ASM2253959v1, whole genome shotgun sequence DNA region contains:
- the LOC111567206 gene encoding adhesion G-protein coupled receptor G5-like isoform X2: MERQPTDNVKVMFFLISLLFTGSSENDLFLDFCGTWRHGKGSLSLNINLSTGCDGLSISANESTLSINGKITAQCRRSDVIPLNKFGLDSEEDSFFCLFWEPLLDQLQLQIGGHSLILCWPASVLDTCCTDLSHGSNTAEAKYGIMNGMVRNDIVNDKIHMAYNFGGIFTKCKELCDQARQDSTYSNTPGEAVKRNQSIEHPCAYRSEVEMKEGFRGFDVTSPTTTGETSEPTTTIHLPPALKQAAKKNNNAVCTFFHNNSFFQEGPKEVQILNDVVEITVTDEIITDLSEPIKIGFHHNAIPKMHSRKCVSWDTRKDPLQVNWLVDGCETQQRGPKHTDCLCNHLTYFTVLVQLEPRPVRHLVALTAITYLGCAVSVISCIALIIFLCRKRGRSKEQSIPIHLGLAVSLAFLSLLFFLTGVLANVGGESVCVWVGALLHYALLSSFSWMGIEVFNTFWLVYMVFSPSPKLYTWNLVGFILPAVPVIILAAIGDIYGLREVVPSDDISNPYLMCWMKVTNKALLAHVFTNMTILALLVSSGFVMLFLVYRQIRTRDEWRQNRVAFLSIWGLSCLFGTTWGLTFLDFEPLSDFILFLSCILNSFQGFLLMLRFCMLDWIRKQAAHPGLGSTSTGSTRQHMLQEKS; this comes from the exons ATGGAGCGCCAACCAACAGATAATGTGAAGGTTATGTTCTTCTTGATCAGCCTCCTCTTCACTG GTTCAAGTGAAAATGACCTCTTCTTGGACTTCTGTGGCACCTGGCGTCATGGCAAAGGCTCTCTGAGCCTGAACATAAACCTCTCTACAGGCTGTGATGGGCTCTCAATTTCAGCCAATGAAAGCACTCTATCCATCAATGGGAAGATCACAGCCCAGTGTAGGAGGTCTGATGTAATTCCCCTAAACAAATTTGGACTTGATTCAGAGGAGGacagttttttctgtctgttttgggAGCCATTACTGgaccagctgcagctgcag ATTGGAGGACACAGTCTTATTCTTTGCTGGCCTGCTAGCGTGCTGGACACTTGCTGCACTGATCTAAGTCATGGCTCCAACACAGCTGAAGCCAAATACGGCATCATGAATGgaatggtcagaaatgacattgTCAACGATAAAATACACATGGCCTATAACTTTGGAGGGATTTTCACCAAATGCA AAGAATTATGTGATCAAGCAAGGCAGGATTCCACCTATTCTAACAC GCCTGGAGAAGCTGTAAAGAGGAACCAGAGCATTGAGCATCCCTGCGCTTACAGATCTGAGGTGGAGATGAAGGAAGGTTTCAGAGGCTTCGATGTCACATCACCt ACCACTACAGGTGAAACTTCAGAGCCTACTACCACCATCCATCTCCCCCCTGCTTTAAAACAAGCTGCAAAAAAGAATAACAACGCAGTCTGCACTTTCTTCCACAACAACTCCTTTTTCCAG GAGGGTCCCAAAGAAGTACAGATTCTAAATGATGTGGTGGAAATCACGGTGACGGACGAGATCATCACTGATCTGTCTGAGCCAATAAAGATTGGCTTTCACCACAATGCTATACCT AAAATGCATTCAAGGAAATGTGTTTCATGGGACACAAGGAAAG ATCCTTTGCAGGTGAATTGGTTGGTAGATGGATGTGAGACACAACAAAGAGGACCAAAACACACGGATTGTCTGTGCAATCATCTGACTTACTTCACTGTGCTGGTG CAACTGGAGCCTCGACCGGTGCGCCACCTTGTGGCACTCACTGCTATTACATATCTGGGCTGCGCTGTATCTGTGATAAGCTGCATTGCTCTGATAATTTTCCTCTGCAGGAAAAG gGGGCGATCTAAGGAGCAGTCTATACCCATACACCTGGGTCTAGCCGTGTCCCTGGCCTTCCTCAGTCTGCTCTTTTTCTTAACGGGGGTCCTGGCCAACGTGGGaggggagagtgtgtgtgtttgggtgggTGCACTCCTCCACTATGCCCTGCTCAGCTCCTTCTCTTGGATGGGCATAGAAGTGTTCAACACCTTCTGGTTGGTGTACATGGTTTTCAGCCCCTCTCCAAAGCTGTACACATGGAACCTAGTCGGTTTCA ttctcCCAGCTGTTCCTGTTATCATCCTGGCTGCAATAGGTGATATTTATGGGCTAAGAGAGGTGGTGCCAAGTGATGACATCTCCAATCCTTATCTAAT GTGCTGGATGAAAGTGACAAACAAGGCTTTGCTGGCTCACGTTTTTACCAATATGACGATCCTGGCCCTCCTGGTGTCGTCGGGTTTTGTGATGCTCTTCCTGGTGTACAGGCAGATCCGCACTAGGGATGAATGGAGACAGAACCGCGTGGCTTTCCTCAGCATCTGGGGCCTCAGCTGCCTCTTTGGAACAACTTGGGGTCTGACCTTCCTGGATTTTGAGCCCCTCTCTGACTTCATTCTCTTCCTCTCCTGCATCCTCAACTCCTTCCAAg GCTTCCTCCTGATGTTGCGGTTCTGCATGCTGGACTGGATACGAAAACAGGCTGCTCACCCTGGTCTTGGCAGCACCAGCACCGGATCTACCAGGCAACACATGCTACAGGAGAAGAGTTAA
- the LOC111567206 gene encoding adhesion G-protein coupled receptor G5-like isoform X1 — protein MERQPTDNVKVMFFLISLLFTVGSSENDLFLDFCGTWRHGKGSLSLNINLSTGCDGLSISANESTLSINGKITAQCRRSDVIPLNKFGLDSEEDSFFCLFWEPLLDQLQLQIGGHSLILCWPASVLDTCCTDLSHGSNTAEAKYGIMNGMVRNDIVNDKIHMAYNFGGIFTKCKELCDQARQDSTYSNTPGEAVKRNQSIEHPCAYRSEVEMKEGFRGFDVTSPTTTGETSEPTTTIHLPPALKQAAKKNNNAVCTFFHNNSFFQEGPKEVQILNDVVEITVTDEIITDLSEPIKIGFHHNAIPKMHSRKCVSWDTRKDPLQVNWLVDGCETQQRGPKHTDCLCNHLTYFTVLVQLEPRPVRHLVALTAITYLGCAVSVISCIALIIFLCRKRGRSKEQSIPIHLGLAVSLAFLSLLFFLTGVLANVGGESVCVWVGALLHYALLSSFSWMGIEVFNTFWLVYMVFSPSPKLYTWNLVGFILPAVPVIILAAIGDIYGLREVVPSDDISNPYLMCWMKVTNKALLAHVFTNMTILALLVSSGFVMLFLVYRQIRTRDEWRQNRVAFLSIWGLSCLFGTTWGLTFLDFEPLSDFILFLSCILNSFQGFLLMLRFCMLDWIRKQAAHPGLGSTSTGSTRQHMLQEKS, from the exons ATGGAGCGCCAACCAACAGATAATGTGAAGGTTATGTTCTTCTTGATCAGCCTCCTCTTCACTG TAGGTTCAAGTGAAAATGACCTCTTCTTGGACTTCTGTGGCACCTGGCGTCATGGCAAAGGCTCTCTGAGCCTGAACATAAACCTCTCTACAGGCTGTGATGGGCTCTCAATTTCAGCCAATGAAAGCACTCTATCCATCAATGGGAAGATCACAGCCCAGTGTAGGAGGTCTGATGTAATTCCCCTAAACAAATTTGGACTTGATTCAGAGGAGGacagttttttctgtctgttttgggAGCCATTACTGgaccagctgcagctgcag ATTGGAGGACACAGTCTTATTCTTTGCTGGCCTGCTAGCGTGCTGGACACTTGCTGCACTGATCTAAGTCATGGCTCCAACACAGCTGAAGCCAAATACGGCATCATGAATGgaatggtcagaaatgacattgTCAACGATAAAATACACATGGCCTATAACTTTGGAGGGATTTTCACCAAATGCA AAGAATTATGTGATCAAGCAAGGCAGGATTCCACCTATTCTAACAC GCCTGGAGAAGCTGTAAAGAGGAACCAGAGCATTGAGCATCCCTGCGCTTACAGATCTGAGGTGGAGATGAAGGAAGGTTTCAGAGGCTTCGATGTCACATCACCt ACCACTACAGGTGAAACTTCAGAGCCTACTACCACCATCCATCTCCCCCCTGCTTTAAAACAAGCTGCAAAAAAGAATAACAACGCAGTCTGCACTTTCTTCCACAACAACTCCTTTTTCCAG GAGGGTCCCAAAGAAGTACAGATTCTAAATGATGTGGTGGAAATCACGGTGACGGACGAGATCATCACTGATCTGTCTGAGCCAATAAAGATTGGCTTTCACCACAATGCTATACCT AAAATGCATTCAAGGAAATGTGTTTCATGGGACACAAGGAAAG ATCCTTTGCAGGTGAATTGGTTGGTAGATGGATGTGAGACACAACAAAGAGGACCAAAACACACGGATTGTCTGTGCAATCATCTGACTTACTTCACTGTGCTGGTG CAACTGGAGCCTCGACCGGTGCGCCACCTTGTGGCACTCACTGCTATTACATATCTGGGCTGCGCTGTATCTGTGATAAGCTGCATTGCTCTGATAATTTTCCTCTGCAGGAAAAG gGGGCGATCTAAGGAGCAGTCTATACCCATACACCTGGGTCTAGCCGTGTCCCTGGCCTTCCTCAGTCTGCTCTTTTTCTTAACGGGGGTCCTGGCCAACGTGGGaggggagagtgtgtgtgtttgggtgggTGCACTCCTCCACTATGCCCTGCTCAGCTCCTTCTCTTGGATGGGCATAGAAGTGTTCAACACCTTCTGGTTGGTGTACATGGTTTTCAGCCCCTCTCCAAAGCTGTACACATGGAACCTAGTCGGTTTCA ttctcCCAGCTGTTCCTGTTATCATCCTGGCTGCAATAGGTGATATTTATGGGCTAAGAGAGGTGGTGCCAAGTGATGACATCTCCAATCCTTATCTAAT GTGCTGGATGAAAGTGACAAACAAGGCTTTGCTGGCTCACGTTTTTACCAATATGACGATCCTGGCCCTCCTGGTGTCGTCGGGTTTTGTGATGCTCTTCCTGGTGTACAGGCAGATCCGCACTAGGGATGAATGGAGACAGAACCGCGTGGCTTTCCTCAGCATCTGGGGCCTCAGCTGCCTCTTTGGAACAACTTGGGGTCTGACCTTCCTGGATTTTGAGCCCCTCTCTGACTTCATTCTCTTCCTCTCCTGCATCCTCAACTCCTTCCAAg GCTTCCTCCTGATGTTGCGGTTCTGCATGCTGGACTGGATACGAAAACAGGCTGCTCACCCTGGTCTTGGCAGCACCAGCACCGGATCTACCAGGCAACACATGCTACAGGAGAAGAGTTAA